TTCTGGAAGGGCCTCATTCATGGCTCCTATCATCACCGTTTATGCCTCCCATTCAGTATTTATCATTACTGGGGAATCACACGGTGTATCAGTGTGCTGGATTATGCAAACCTTAACAGACCATTCTCAGACCTCAGAAAGTTTACAATTGATTGGGAAACATTGACAATATGTTACCATCCCTGAGGTAGGTGGTCTGATGATCAGACTCCTCATGAAGTCAGAGGGGAAAGAATAAGCTGTGGGCACACTGACACAGTGGGCAGATAGTGAGAGGGCCCTGGGTATGAGCAGCAACTCCACAACACAAATCAGGGATAGAACACTTGTCCAGGGGAGAGAAGATGCTTGGGTTAAGGCTGCAGAAGCCTCCATGAGGcacttgaggtttttttgtttgtttgcttgttttttaaggattttatttatttccttgacagagagagatcacaagtaggcagagaggcaggcagagagagagagggaatcaggctccccgctgagcagagagcccagctcagggcttgatcccaggaccctgagatcatgacccaagccaatgtcagaggcttaacccactgagccacccgggtgtcctgCACTAGAGTTTTTTTAAGGTGCCCTTGAGTTCCTTGAGGAACCATTCCAGTTCATGCAACTTCACCCAGAGACCAGCCCCCACCTGGCAAGCTCTGTAGCAGGTATAGTTTTCCACTCCAAAGAACATTCCTGCATGCTGCTGCCAAGGTatccaatgtccatcaacatCTGTGAACTGGTCCTCTTCACTTCTCTTTTTTCAGTTACTTAAgacttgctctctctccatcactTTAGCTTGCTATTCCTTTGTGCATCAGACCCAGTGGTGTTTTCATATTGATTTTGATTTCTTCCAGCTTCTCTGGCAGAATGGCTTTCCTCTGGTCCCTACATATTCTTGCAGTGGTTGTGTGGCCACAGATGGACCTGGTGGTGGCTGTTCTCCACAGCAGGCCCATCCTCACAAGCCTCTCCTGGGCTCTGttcatgtgattttattttcaggaCAGTGTTGGCCATTTCTCAGGGGTACTATAGCAATGAACATAGGAGTGGATTTTCCTAGACTGGTAATTAAATTTAGAGGGTGAGGGGAATAAACCTGGAAGGCCAGGGATTGAACGATTTTGTGTGCTTTCTATGTGCTAGGTACTGAGCAGGCATGGAGTAAATACAACAATGCATTTGGAGACTTTTTGTGGTCTTCCTCACCAGTTCTCATAGTTGGGTGTGCTTGCCCTCTATGCAGGTTCTGGTTCTTTCTTCTGTAGTGCACTGGACAACAGAACTGTCTCTCAACTTCTCAGTCTTCCCCTGGCTTGGATACAGGATGCAcagaattttccctttttctttttagagatatTACCAAGGAAACAAATAGCAAAACTGGTGGAGTTTCAATAAGTAATCATGAAGACTTTGCAGTATTTTACCTGGTCTCTACCCTGTGGTGAAGGGTTAGGACATGGCTGCCTGCTGGGGCTGCCTTTGTTCCACTGCTCTCACCCCTTCCTGCATCCTGCCCTCTACCATCCCcgcgccccccaacccccaccccccaggcccagGTCAGGAGGGCATCTCATTTCCAGTAGTCTAGAAAGGTCTCTTTTTCTTAACCcatttcaaagatgagaaaattatGTCTAGGAAATTTAGAAAAGTTTCCAGCTCTGTTCTTTAAGTTGTGACaatattctcttctttctttctttcttttcagcataacagaattcattgtttatgcaccacacccagtgctacatgcaatacgtgccctccataatacccaccacctggctcccccagcctcccacccctcacctcttcaaaaccctcagattgtttttcagagtccatagtctctcatggttcacctccccttccaatttccctcaactccattctcctcttcatctccccatgtcctccatgctatttgttatgctccacaaataagtgaaaccatatgataattgactctctctgcttgacttatttcactcagcataatctcttccagtctcgtccaggttgctagaaaagttgggtattcatcctttctgatggaggcataatcctccatagtgtatatggaccacatcttccttatccatttgtctgttgaaggacatcttggttctttccacagtttggcgaccgtggccattgctgctctaaacataggggtacagatTGCcgttcttttcacgacatctgtatctttggggtaaatacccagtagtgcaattgcagggtcttagggaagctctatttttaatttcttgaggaatctccacactgttctccaaagaggctgcaccaacttgcattcccaccaacagtgtaagagggttcccctctctccacatcctctccaacacactttgtttcctgtcctgctaattttggccattctaactggtgtaaggtggtatctcaatgtggttttaatttgaatctccttgatggctagtgatgatggacattttttcatgtgtctgatagccatttgtatgtcttcattggagaagtgtctgttcatgtgaCAATATTCTTGGAGctgaaatttctgttttaaaaagtggGTCGTGACAGTCCCTACTGGCTGTGTTGGCAGAAGAAATGAATGGTGTGTGGGGTAAGTAACATTTTTAGATTAGTGCCTAAAACTGAGAGGCTACTTTAAAAAGGTTAATTTCTTGATCTTATTTCACTGCGATAGCAATGCATGAGTACATAAATTTCTCTCACTAGGGCAAACCTCATCAAATTTTAGTCTTTGCTCCCTTTTCCATCCTTTCCATTTTCTATATAGCTGTCAGataaatatatccaaaatgcTTTCCAACTTCAAAACAATTTATGGCTGACCATTTTTCATAACAGACGAAGTCTGTTCTCTTTAAATAATATTCAGAGCCAATCTACTTTTGttgccattttttccccccaattgcTCCAAATTTGCAACATCTCAACCTCACAGAACTGAAAGGTGCTTTAGacatattttgtatttgtaggtcaaacattttttttttttaaaagactcccAGACAACTTCTCTCCATTCATCACTTGACAATCTCTTAACTTGAAGACATCCTACTTTATTTTCAAGGTTAAGATCAGATaagaagtcattcttttttttttaaagtttttatttatttatttgagagacagtgataGACAgcatgagtgagtgagtgggaggagagggagaagcaggctcctttctgagcagggagcccaacatggggctctatctgaGGAGCCCaagatcgggacctgagccaaaggtagatgcctaacttacagagccacgcaggtgcccctgaagtcatTCCTAAGGCCATTATAAATATGAATAACAAGAATTACTTCTATTGTGTTTCCATATTAAAAATTTCCTGTATAACTAATATTGACttaatcatttaattttcattagtTATATAAATATCTGTCTTATTTCTGAGCTTATGACCTTGTTCAGAAAACAAATCacacctttaaattttttttttaattttaaaaatgttttcatttaaattctagttagttaacatagtgtaCTATTAGTTGCGGGTGTGTAATATGGTGagtcaacacttccatacatcagtGGGTACTGATcacaacaaatgccctccttcAATCAGCATCACCTATTTCACACATCCCcctactcacctcccctctggtgaccatcagtttgttctctgtagttaagtgtctgtttcttgggttgtctctgtatctccctcttttttcccttaTTCTTGAACAAACTGTCTTATTTTCTGTTGGTATCATAGTTCCTGGCACTCTCAAAATGGAATAGCATTAAGTAGATGTGAAAAGCCTTTGGTAACAGCAAAGAAAATCTTTGTGTATAAACGGAATTTTCCTCTTTGTGAATAGGAAGGTCTGTTCGAGGCATGACTGCCTTAAACCACACTGGTGTTAGCCACATGGTCTTCCGCTTACTGGGCGTCCCTGGGCTAGAGGACCAGCACGTGTGGATTTCCATCCCCTTCCTCATTTCCTATGTCGTCGCCCTGCTTGGGAACAGCCTGCTCATCTGCATTATCCTCACAAGTCACAACCTCCGGGAACCCATGTACCTCTTCCTCTGCATGCTGGCCGGAGCAGATCTCATCCTTTCCACATGCACCGTACCTCAGGCCTTGGCCATCTTCTGGTTCCGTGCTGGGGAGATCTCCCTGGATCGCTGCATCACTCAGCTCTTCTTCATATACTGCACCTTCATCTCTGAGTCAGGGATCTTGCTGGTGATGGCGTTTGACCGCTACATTGCCATATGCTACCCCCTGAGATACACCACTATTCTTACACCTGCTCTGATTGGGAAAATTGGAGTGACTGTCTGTCTAAGAAGCTACGGTACAATTTTCCCCGTAATATTTCTTCTGAAAAGATTGACCTTCTGCAAAAGTAACATCCTCCCAAACACAGCTTGTAAGCACATTGTCTTGGCCCATGTTTCCTGTAATGACATTCGAGTGAACATCTGGTATGGGATTTTTGTCCTAGTGTCAACAGTGGTCTTAGATATtgtgttgatttttatttcatatgcACTGATTCTCCGTGCTGTTTTCCGCATCCCATCCCGAGATGCTCGCCACAAAGCTCTCAATACCTGTGGCTCCCATGTCTGTGTCATCGTCCTTTTTTATGGGCCTGGGATCTTTACAACCCTTACTCAGAGGTTTGGACACCACATTGAACCCCACATTCACGTCCTACTGTCCAATGTCTGCATTCTGGCCCCTCCTATGCTAAATCCCATCATTTATGGGATTAAGACCAAACAGATCCGGGACCATGTGGTTCACGTGCTATTTACAAAGCAGAAATAACTTTGATGTTGGAAGCTGGTGTTCTTTTTTGTTAGCAATTCTCTCCATGCATAAAATGAGCTTCAACACCAGCATATGCCAGCGGGTCAGGTACTTGTCAAATGCCATCAGGTCATGTTGCTGTTTCTAGTGATTTCAGTGTGATTTTGTGCATGTTTCTTCCATAGTCTCTAAGGTGtcactaaataattaaataattatttaaataataccgATATTTAAACATCAGTATCTTTGTGGCCTTAATTAGCTTTCTCCCCCGTAGAGTTGACCACTAGCCCAGGCcacctcccatccaagtactaaccaggcccgaccctgcttagcttccgagatcagacgagatcgggcgcgttcagggtggtatggccgtagactagcCCAGgccacctctctgagtctcactcACTTTCCTCTCTAACTGTGGATGGGAGAATGACAGTGCATAAATCTTTGACAGTGATTTATTCCTGGCAGTTGCTGAACTTTCCTTTCACCtgtgatgtatttattttataactggaagtttgtacatcTTGATCCCCTCCACCTATTTCTCCCAGTCCCAgacccctcctccctctgtcagtttattctctgtatttatgaggcagttaagtttgtgtgtgtgtgtgtgtgtgtgtgtgtgtgtgtgtgtttggtccCTAAGCAGCTTACGTTTTGAGAagctattataaatggtatttaaaaatttttttcttttccaaatgagtattgttttccaaaatttccCTACAATATCAAAATCTACATCACTGGTAATAGAGTTGATTCTTGTATGTTGACTTTCATCTTGCCGGGTTCCTAACTCCACTCAACGAACTCTTGCAGCTTTGTTGTTGTAGATTCTATCTGTAGTTTTTCCTACAAATGTATAGCCATGttgtttttggaaaaataatattttctttcttttcattaaataaaaaaagaagtgttcaTGTTACAGTTTTGATTCAGAAGGCTGAAAGCTCTGGCAGAATGATGACGAGGTTGCAATCTGAAGGCAGAACTCCATCCTCCTCTGCCTCCGTCTTTGCCCTTTAGGCCTTCCATTCACTGAATGAAGCCCACACACATTATGGGGGATTGTCTGCTTCACTCAGAGTTTAACGATTTAAatattaatgcatttaaaaaatatcttcatagCAACATCGAGACTCATGCTTAACCAAACAATTGGGTACCAGGGTCTAGGCAAGTGGACACATAAAAATAAGCATCGTAACATCGCATATTAAGTTTGCAGTCGCTGTGATATCTCACCACTCTGTGGCTCTAAGCCCTTTTCAGATGTTATTTTTCTCTACAAcatatgctgctgctgctgccggtGCTGGTGGTGATAGTCAACCATCGTATAGAGCTGGCCGCCTCCCAGCTTTGCttacttattttgtttatctCCACATTCTTCCAGGTATAAGTTTGAAGAGAAAAGCACTTTTGTGCTTTACCTACTTTATTTGTAGCACCACCTGTGGCAGTTGGTAGCACATTTTGGGACCtgttaagtatttgttgaatgaagaagtAATGagaggatgaatgaatgaaccataTTTATAGTAGTTGCTggtagaaactttttaaaaaatatcttacttatttatttgagagtgagagtgagagagagcacaaatcagaaggacagagggagagggagaagcagactccccgctgagcagggagcctgatgtaggactcgatccaaggaccccgggatcatgacctgagccaaagacagacacttaaccctctgagccatccaggcatccccctgGTAGAAACTCTTTAAGAACTGTGTACCCTGATGCCTACTGATTTCCACATAGTCAaatcattcattttttcctttgattgTTCTTGTTTTTCATATCAGTTTTCATCACTTTAAGATAAGTCCTttacttactattttttattacattcGTTTTAGAGTTTCAGTTTTCTATTTAATATATCAATGAcatctgttcatttaaaaaataggctaTAGGAAACCTTGTAATGATCATAATAACCATACCCAGATAGTAATCATtaatttctggaaaatattttgttctttaagcATATTTTCACACATTGTTCTAGAAATCATTATATGATTCTtatgtcttacatttttatttactattacaTAACCAGAATTTTCTTTGGCATTcaaagtatttattatatattaaacttAACTTAGTattataatgatatattttttagtgaacattatttcaaaatatcaatGTCTTTTTTAGTTGATGCatcattaacatatagtgttatgttagtttcaggtgtatgatgtaatgattcaacagtcatgtacattacttagtgctcatccAGAAAAGTGCGTTCCTGAttccttttatctattttacccatccttCAACCCATTTCCCCTTtgataaccatcaatttgttctctgtatttaaaaatctgaattgtttgtctcttttttctttctttgtttcttaaatttcacatctgagtgaaatcatgtggtatttgtctttatctgtctgacttgtttcacttaacattataccctctagatacatccatgttgttgtaaatgacaagagttcattcttttttatgactgagtgaTACTCCATTATAAACATcaccttcttgatccattcatctatcagtggacacttgggttgcttccataacttggctattgtaaatcatGTTGTAATCAtcacaggggtgcatgtatcttcttcaattagtgttttcagtgtcttcttttttaaaactaccaGTTATCTAccagttggttctttttttttttaatttatttgagagaaagagagtgcacaagttgcgggaggagcagaggcagagggagaagcagactccccactaagcagggagcccaaggcagcaggATCCCAGAactcctaggaccctgggatcataacctgagctgaaggcagatgcttaactgaccgagccacccaggcatcctgagagtaaaaaaaaatcttaaagtgtAGGAGTAAATAAGAGAGCTGCTGAACCAGAAATCTGTAGCAAAATACACTTCAAGAAGAAGCTAAGATAAAGCTGTatttacacacaaaaaacaaaacactgaggaGGAGTCAATATGGCAgagaaatagcaggctgagaaaacatcagatagctcgagatcagctagatagcttatcaaaccattcggaacacctacaaatccaacaggagatcgaagagaagaagagcaacaattctaggaacagaaattgACCAttttctaaaaggtaggactgatggagaagtgaatccaaagcgacaggaagatagaccttggtgggaggggccagctcccagtaAGCAGTGGAACAACAGAGCACACTATTAGgactttaaaagtctgctctactgagggacatcgctccagaggcaaCCCTGGGTGAAGCCCAGGTGGGGttagcatggccccaggtcctgcagggtcacagaaggatcgggggtgtctgagtgtcacagagctcgtgGGTATTAAAGCGGgcaagccagctacagagacagagctgaggagtggactctcaacttggggttaccttgaactataatctgtggcacaggccactgctctgtgagtggggtcaccacaagatccagggagacaccccctggaagagctcagggatctgcagggttcagagactccaggtggagctgtgtgccagagacagagatgcttggtcacaggctgggtgagctccgAGTGcagcaggaggccagggagatgggagtgattgagtgtttttctctgaaggtgcactgaggagtggggtccgaactcttggctcctctgggccagagattgtgaggccgccatttttattcctgtcctctggaactttagagaaagtgttcagggaacaaaaactcctgaaagcTAATCTGAGTGAATTATTTAGCCTGGCCCTGGGTAAGGGTGGTGCagttctgcctcgggcaaagacacttgagaatcactacaacaggcccttcccccagaagatcaacaagaaatccagccaagccaaagttcacttaccaaggagattgcggaattccagaggaggagaaaacaaagcatggaattcatggctttcacCCCATGATtgtttagtcttgcagttaattaatttttttaatttaatttttttcttctgctaaattttttttaacttttaccctttcctcttttaatgtttttaactagtttatcttaacaatacctttcataaaaaaataatcttttttgaactttcattattatagtcatcctttatccttcattgtatctaaatttattttttgtatatgcatagggtttttttttcttctaaaaaatttggggtaaaacttattctaatagatcaaaatgtaccctaaatctagctccgggcttgttctagtctccagcccaagcaaattctctccacgttctttttccttattctcccaaccaacttatgttatcaactccttttttagaaattaaaaatttttttcatctttataggcatattccatcccttcactgtgtttacccttatatatgtttttcattctttaaaattttgggaggtagtgtcttctaagagaccaaaatactcccaaaattaattGGGTgacctgttctagtcaccagtctaatatatatatatatatattttttttttctttgttttctttttaaaatttttttcctgaacttctttttatcccttttcttcccgcccccctccccgccatgatttggggtctcttctgatttggttaaagaacATTTTCCTGGGGTCGTTTCCAtggttttagtattttatttgctccttcatatttcttatctggacaaaatgacaaggcagaaaaactcaccacaaaaaaaagaacaagaggcaatactgaaggctaaggacctaatcaatacagacattggtaatatgtcagatctagagttcagaatgacgattctcaagctTCTAGCAGGGctcgaaaaagacatggaagatattagagaaaccctctccagagagataaaagccctttctggagaaataaaagaactaaaatcaaacgaagttgaaataaagaaagctattaatgaggtgcaataaaaaatggaggcgttcccatccaagtacttaatctcacgaaacaaactgtgggttgctggggggaggggggttgggagaagggggttagggttatggacattggggagggtatgtgcttttgagtaaattggaaggggaggtgaaccatgagagactatggactctgaaaaacaatctgaggggtttgaagtggcggggggggggggtgggaggttggggtaccaggtggtgggtattatagagggcacggctttcatggagcactgggtgtggtgaaaaaataatgaatactgtttttctgaaaataaataaattggaaaaaaaatggaggcttttactactaggataaatgaggcagaagaaagaattagtgacatagaagaccaaatgacagagaataaagaagctgagcaaaagagagaccaacaaatactggaccacgagaagagaattcgagagataagtgacaccataagacaaaacaacattagaataattgggattctagaagaagaagagagagagaggggagcagaaggtatattggagagaattattggagagaatttccctaatatggcaaagggaccaagcatcaaaatccaggaggtgcagagaatccccctcaaaatcagtaagaataggtccacaccccatcacctaatagtaaaatttacaagtcgtagtgacaaagagaaaatcctgaaagcagcccgggaaaagaagtctgtaacatacaagggtaaaaatattagattggcagcatagagacctggcatgccagaaagaactggcatgatatattcagagcgctaaatgagaaaaacatgcagccaagaatactatacccagctaggctatcactgaaaatagaaggagagataaaaagcttccaggacaaacaaaaactgaaagaatttgcaaacaccaaaccagctctacaggaaatattgaaaggggtcctctaagcaaagagagagcctaaaagtagtaga
The genomic region above belongs to Neovison vison isolate M4711 chromosome 7, ASM_NN_V1, whole genome shotgun sequence and contains:
- the LOC122914092 gene encoding olfactory receptor 52B4-like is translated as MTALNHTGVSHMVFRLLGVPGLEDQHVWISIPFLISYVVALLGNSLLICIILTSHNLREPMYLFLCMLAGADLILSTCTVPQALAIFWFRAGEISLDRCITQLFFIYCTFISESGILLVMAFDRYIAICYPLRYTTILTPALIGKIGVTVCLRSYGTIFPVIFLLKRLTFCKSNILPNTACKHIVLAHVSCNDIRVNIWYGIFVLVSTVVLDIVLIFISYALILRAVFRIPSRDARHKALNTCGSHVCVIVLFYGPGIFTTLTQRFGHHIEPHIHVLLSNVCILAPPMLNPIIYGIKTKQIRDHVVHVLFTKQK